One Bos taurus isolate L1 Dominette 01449 registration number 42190680 breed Hereford chromosome 25, ARS-UCD2.0, whole genome shotgun sequence genomic window carries:
- the ZDHHC4 gene encoding palmitoyltransferase ZDHHC4 isoform X1 produces MFGGGTPELSAESYPDKRNIPRMDFLVLFLLYLALVLLGFVMICIGSKTHYLQGLISRGAQVFSYIIPECLQRAMLSVLHYLFHTRNYTFVVLHLILQGMVYTEYTWEIFGLCQQLEFSLYYLFLPYLLLIVNLLFFTLSCVTNPGTITKANELLFLQVYEFDGVMFPKNVRCPTCDLRKPARSKHCGVCNRCVHRFDHHCVWVNNCIGAWNTRYFLSYLFTLTASAATMAVVSTVFLVRLVVMSDVYLQTYVDDLGHLQVVDTVFLVQYLFLTFPRIVFLVGFVVVLSFLLGGYLCFCLYLAATNQTTNEWYKGDRAWCQHCPHVARPPAAEPQAYRNIHSHGLWSNLREIFLPATACYERKEK; encoded by the exons ATGTTCGGAGGAGGAACGCCAGAGCTGTCGGCTGAAAGCTATCCAGATAAAAGAAATAT CCCCAGGATGGACTTTCTGGTTCTCTTCTTGCTCTACCTGGCTTTGGTGCTGCTTGGTTTTGTGATGATCTGCATAGGCTCGAAAACCCATTACTTGCAAGGCCTGATCAGCAGAGGAGCACAG gtATTTTCATATATAATTCCAGAATGTCTTCAGAGAGCCATGCTAAGCGTGCTTCATTACCTCTTCCATACAAG AAACTACACCTTTGTTGTCCTGCATCTCATCCTGCAAGGGATGGTTTATACCGAGTACACCTGGGAAATTTTCGGCCTCTGTCAACAGCTGGAGTTCTCTTTGTATTACCTTTTTCTGCCTTATCTGCTGCTGATTGTAAACCTGCTTTTTTTCACCCTAAGTTGTGTAACCAACCCTG GCACCATAACAAAAGCAAATGAGTTACTGTTCCTTCAAGTTTATGAATTCGATGGAGTGATGTTCCCGAAGAACGTGAGGTGCCCTACTTGTGATTTAAGGAAACCGGCGCGGTCCAAGCACTGCG GTGTGTGTAACCGGTGTGTGCACCGGTTTGACCATCACTGTGTGTGGGTGAACAACTGCATCGGGGCCTGGAACACCCGGTACTTCCTCTCCTACCTCTTCACGCTGACGGCCTCGGCTGCCACCATGGCCGTGGTGAGCACCGTGTTCCTGGTCCGGCTGGTGGTGATGTCAGACGTGTACCTGCAGACCTACGTCGATGACCTCGGCCACTTGCAGGTTGTCGACACTGTCTTTCTTGTTCAG TACCTGTTCCTGACCTTCCCAAGGATCGTCTTCCTGGTGGGCTTTGTCGTGGTGCTGAGCTTCCTCCTGGGGGGCTATCTGTGCTTCTGTCTGTACCTGGCCGCCACCAACCAGACCACTAACGAGTGGTACAAAGGCGACCGAGCCTGGTGCCAGCACTGTCCCCACGTGGCCAGGCCCCCAGCAGCGGAGCCCCAGGCCTACCGGAACATCCACTCGCATGGGCTTTGGAGCAACCTTCGGGAGATCTTTCTACCTGCTACTGCATGTTAcgagagaaaggagaaatag
- the ZDHHC4 gene encoding palmitoyltransferase ZDHHC4 (The RefSeq protein has 1 substitution compared to this genomic sequence) yields the protein MDFLVLFLLYLALVLLGFVMICIGSKTHYLQGLISRGAQVFSYIIPECLQRAMLSVLHYLFHTRNYTFVVLHLILQGMVYTEYTWEIFGLCQQLEFSLYYLFLPYLLLIVNLLFFTLSCVTNPGTITKANELLFLQVYEFDGVMFPKNVRCPTCDLRKPARSKHCSVCNRCVHRFDHHCVWVNNCIGAWNTRYFLSYLFTLTASAATMAVVSTVFLVRLVVMSDVYLQTYVDDLGHLQVVDTVFLVQYLFLTFPRIVFLVGFVVVLSFLLGGYLCFCLYLAATNQTTNEWYKGDRAWCQHCPHVARPPAAEPQAYRNIHSHGLWSNLREIFLPATACYERKEK from the exons ATGGACTTTCTGGTTCTCTTCTTGCTCTACCTGGCTTTGGTGCTGCTTGGTTTTGTGATGATCTGCATAGGCTCGAAAACCCATTACTTGCAAGGCCTGATCAGCAGAGGAGCACAG gtATTTTCATATATAATTCCAGAATGTCTTCAGAGAGCCATGCTAAGCGTGCTTCATTACCTCTTCCATACAAG AAACTACACCTTTGTTGTCCTGCATCTCATCCTGCAAGGGATGGTTTATACCGAGTACACCTGGGAAATTTTCGGCCTCTGTCAACAGCTGGAGTTCTCTTTGTATTACCTTTTTCTGCCTTATCTGCTGCTGATTGTAAACCTGCTTTTTTTCACCCTAAGTTGTGTAACCAACCCTG GCACCATAACAAAAGCAAATGAGTTACTGTTCCTTCAAGTTTATGAATTCGATGGAGTGATGTTCCCGAAGAACGTGAGGTGCCCTACTTGTGATTTAAGGAAACCGGCGCGGTCCAAGCACTGCG GTGTGTGTAACCGGTGTGTGCACCGGTTTGACCATCACTGTGTGTGGGTGAACAACTGCATCGGGGCCTGGAACACCCGGTACTTCCTCTCCTACCTCTTCACGCTGACGGCCTCGGCTGCCACCATGGCCGTGGTGAGCACCGTGTTCCTGGTCCGGCTGGTGGTGATGTCAGACGTGTACCTGCAGACCTACGTCGATGACCTCGGCCACTTGCAGGTTGTCGACACTGTCTTTCTTGTTCAG TACCTGTTCCTGACCTTCCCAAGGATCGTCTTCCTGGTGGGCTTTGTCGTGGTGCTGAGCTTCCTCCTGGGGGGCTATCTGTGCTTCTGTCTGTACCTGGCCGCCACCAACCAGACCACTAACGAGTGGTACAAAGGCGACCGAGCCTGGTGCCAGCACTGTCCCCACGTGGCCAGGCCCCCAGCAGCGGAGCCCCAGGCCTACCGGAACATCCACTCGCATGGGCTTTGGAGCAACCTTCGGGAGATCTTTCTACCTGCTACTGCATGTTAcgagagaaaggagaaatag